The Natrinema sp. DC36 genome includes the window CAGTGACGCTACTGATCGGCTATCGGTTCCTGCCGATCGCGTGGCGGTATATCGAGCGTCAGCGCGAGCGGTACGGGTTCGTCGATCGGACGACGGCGTTCACGTTCGCGCTGCTCGTCTCCTTGCTGTTCGCACAGCTCGCGACGCTCGCGGATCTGCACATGATCATCGGCGGCTTCATGGCGGGAATGTTCCTCCGGCAGTCCGACGTCGAACCGGCCCTGTACGAGCACATGCACACGGTCATGTACGACCTCGCGATGGGGTTGTTCGCACCGGTCTTCTTCGTCACGGTCGGCTTCCAGATCACGTTCGACGTCTTCTTCGACTCGTTCGCCGTGCTCGCCGTACTGGTCGCCATCGCGTTCCTCGGGAAGATCATCGGATCCTGGCTGTTCTCGCTCCCGACGTCGCTCACCTCACGCGAGGGGCTGGTCGTCGGCTTCGGCATGAACGGTCGCGGGACCGTCGAGATCATCATCGCACAGGTCGCCTACGAGGCCGGCGTTATCGACGCGGAACTGTTCTCGATTCTCGTCTTTATCGCGGTCTTCACGACCGCGCTCGTCCCCGTGACCGTCACCTGGGGCGTGCGCCTGCTCGAGTCGGCGGACGAACTGGTCTACGTCGATTCGGCGCTCGCGACCGAGGACTGAATCGGACCCCCGTCAGTCAACTCTTTCCGGCGCATCAGCGACCCGCCATGCGGATACGCCGGGACACAGTGATAGCAGCCCGTCCGAACCGCGTTCGAGAGAGCTACTCGAGCATCGCCACGGCAACTCTCGAGCGGGGCGTTTTTGCCGCCCGCGCCAACAGGGAGAGGTATGCAAGTTCACGTCGTGGGTGACGATCCCGTTCGCGAGGCGGTCGTCGCCGCGCTCGATGACGTCGATATCGGCGTCCGTGACGCCGAGCCGTCGTCCCTCACCGATGCCCGCTTCGCCGTCGTCAGCGACGTCGCCGGCTCGGCGACGTTCGATCGGGCGAACGAGGCCGCCCGTTCGGGCGGAACACCCTGGATCGCCGTCGAGATCGGCGGGATCGGCGGCCACCCGATTCCGGCTGTCGACGCCGCTATTTCGGGGTTCGCTCCCGCCACCGGCTGTTTCGACTGTCTCCGCACGCGGGTTGCGTCGAATCTCGAGGAGCGAGCCGACGCCCCGCAAGCCGATCGCGCTGGGGCACGATTGGCCGGTGCGATCGCCGGTCGGGAGTGCGTTCGCGTCCTCTCGGGCGACGAGCGCTCGATCATCGGACGGGTTCGCGAAGTGCCTCACGCCCGCCGGGAGTTCCTGCCCGTTCCGGGCTGTGTGTGCGCCGATGCGGATCGGGATCGATCGCTCGAGCGCGACGCCGAAACGCTCGCCCTCGACGAAGCGGTCGAACGCGCCGAACGGGCGATCGACGACCGGGTCGGCCCCGTCTCGAGTATCGCCGAGGTGGAGTCGTTCCCGGCCCCCTACTATCTGGCGACCGTGGCGGAGACGACCGCCTACAGCGACGCGAGCGCGCCCCGGCAGGCCGCCGGCGTCGCCGACGACTGGAACGGCGCGCTGATGAAAGCGGTCGGCGAGGGCCTCGAGCGATACTGCGCCGGCGTCTATCGCGACTCGGAGTTCGTCCACGCGAGCGAGGACGACCTCGAGAACGCTGTCGCGCCGACGGCCCTCGTGCGGCCGGCCGACGCACCGGCGTACGACTCCGGCGAGGAACACCGCTGGGTGCCGGGCGAGGCCCTCGAGACCGGCGACCCGACGCACCTGCCCGCCGCGGCGGTCCAGTTCCCCCAGCCGGGCGAGTCGCTGGTCCCGGCGATCACGACCGGGCTGGGGCTGGGCTCCTCGACGGTCGACGCGCTCGTGTCCGGGCTGACCGAGGTGATCGAACGCGACGCGACGATGCTCGCCTGGTACTCGACGTTCGAGCCGCTCGGGCTGTCGGTCGAGACGGACGCCTTCGCGACGCTCGAGCGCCGCGCCCGGAGCGAGGGGCTGTCGGTGACGCCGCTGCTCGTCACGCAGGACATCGACGTGCCCGTCGTCACCGTGGCCGTCCATCGCGAGCCGGACGCGCTCGAGGGCGACGAGCCGATTTCAGCGACTGACGACGCGTGGCCGGACTTCGCGGTCGGCTCGGCGGCCGGCCTCGACGCCGCGGCGGCCGCGACCGCGGCGCTCGAGGAGGCGCTACAGAACTGGATGGAACTGCGCAGTCTCGGCCCCGACGAGGCGGCCGATGCCGGCGGCGCGATCGGGGAGTACGCGTCGTTCCCCAAGCGCGCGCGAGAGTTCGTCGACGCCGACCGGACGATTCCCGTAGCAAGCGTCGGTCCCGACTCCGTCCCGACCGGTCTCGACCGCCTCGAGACGCTGTGTTCGCGGACGGCCGACGCGGGGCTGACGCCGTTTGCGGCGCGCCTGACGACGCGCGACGTCGAATCGATCGGCTTCGAGGCGGTCCGAGTCGTCGTCCCCGGTGCCCAGCCGCTGTTCACCGACGAGCCGTTCTTCGGCGAGCGCGCGCGGACGATACCGGACGAACTGGGCTTCGAACCGCGCCTCGAGCGGGCGTTTCATCCGTATCCCTGATCGCGGAGCGGTCGCTCGTCGGCGTCGAATGTCGAATCGCGTTTTTCGTCGGTATCCGCCGCAGAATCAGTCTTATTCGTCGGTGTCCGCCGCGGAGTCCGTCTCGTTCGGTCCGCCGTCGCTCCGCGCGGAGTCGTTCGGTTCGGAAGCACTCGTCTCCGGTTCATCCGTCCCGGGACCGTCCGTTCCGGGTTCAGCGGCCGGCCCGGACGATTCGCCGTCGTCGCGGGTGATTTCTAGTATCAGATCGTCGTCGGTGATCCTGACGATCACCGACTTGGTGTTCGGCGTGATCGTCGCCTCCTCGGTGGTCTGTTCCTCGCTCTGCCGTTCGAACTTGGTCACGCGGAGGTGTTGCTCGGTCGCCTCGAGATGCGGCGGCGTGGCCGACTGGTTGGCCGTGATCGTATAACTCTCGTCGTAGGTCTGGCGGTTCGTTCCCGGCTTGTACGCCTCGAGCGTGACATCGTAGTGACTCTCGGCTTCGCTGTGGATCTCGATCGGGACCAGGCCCTGGAACGTGCCCTCGTAGTGCTCCTGGAGCGCGTCGGCACAGCCTGAGAGTCCGATCGTCGCGGCCACCCCAGCGGTTCGAAGTACCGTCCGGCGGTTCACGTGTACTCGTCAGTGTCGAACGACCGTATGCGTTACTCTTCGGTCGCCCCGGTGCACCGCTGACTCGGCGGCCAATCGATCGGACCAGGGGACCGGCCTCGGTAGAGATCATCATCCACGGGATTTTTGCATCCCGAACCGAACGACGAGGCATGGAGAAAGTCGCTATCGACGACGTCGACATCGAAACCAACCCGATGGATGTTCACTCGATCAGACGGCCGGTTTCGGACGCGCTCGGATTTTCGGACTTCGCGATGAACTACTTCGAACTCGAGCCGGGAGAGTCCTTTTCGGGCGGCCTACACACCCATCACGATCAGGAGGAGGTCTTCTACGTCCAGCAGGGGACCGCGACGTTCGAGACGCGCGCGTCGCAACGCGACGCGGCCGACGCGAGCGGGGACGAGGAGGTGACGGTGGCCGAGGACGAGGTGATTCGGTTCGCGCCCGGTGACTTCCAGCACGGCTACAACGACACCGACGAGCGGGTCGTCGGCTTCGCCTTCGGTGCGCCCAAGTCGAAACACGACTGGGACCAGATCGAGTCGATAATCTACTGTCAGGACTGCGAGGACGAGCTCGGGCACGGCCTCGAACTGACGGACGACGGTGACTTCCGGCTGACGTGTACCGAGTGTGGCAACTCGTTTACGCCCTGATACCGGAGGGACGGACCCGAGGAGTCCGAACGCGACCCGCGTCCGCCGCCGAGCTATCGTTCCCGCGAGCGACGATCGGATTCGATCGCGGCCGGAACCTTTTCAGGGGGGACCGAGTGGATCAACGTATGGCCACAGCAGACGGTTCGAACGCGGAGATCGACACGAGACTGTTCATCACCGTTTCCGGGCCGCCGGGCTGCGGGGCGACGACGCTCTGTCAACGCCTCGCCGACGCGATGGGCTGTCCCTACGTCTCCGGCGGCGACATCTTCCGCGAACTCGCCGACGACCGCGATATGAGTCTCAACCAGCTCACCGCGGAGGCCGACGGCTCCGCCGACATCGACCGCGCGCTCGACCGACGGCTCCAGCAGATCGCCGAGAAGTGGGGGATGGCCAACAAACCGTTTATCCTCGAGTCCCGGCTCGCGGGCTGGCTGGCCGGCGAGCGCGCCGACCTGCGGATCTGGCTCGACGCGCCCGAAGACGTCCGCCTCGAGCGGATCGACGAACGCGGCGAAACCGACGCCGAGATGCTCGTCCGCGAGGTGAGCGAAGCCGGCCGCTATCAGTCCTACTACGAGATCGATATCGGCAATCAGACGTTCTACGACCTCCACATCAACACCGCCCGCTGGAGCAAGCAAGGCGTGTTCTCGCTCGTCCGAACGGCCATCGAGGAGTACGATCCCGAAACGGACGAGGGTGCGTTCACGACTCCCGAACTCGATCCCTGAGCGGCCGGGATCGACCGGACGTCCCGTCGAGCACGGACGCACGATCGGCCCGCTCCGGCATCCCTCGTCGGCGGCGTCATAACGTGTCGATTTCGCCGAACGAACCGGGCGGCGTAGCGAGAAGTCGTTCTCACTCGCTCGCGACACCCGATTCTTCGAGTAGATGTCGGTGGACGCGTCCGAGATGGAAGGATCTGGTCTAACTGCAGTAACCGATCACCGTTCAGATCGGAGCGTTTCTCTCGCCGCCTCGACTCTCGGGAGCAGAGGGGTGACCGGACTCGACCTCACCGACGATGGCCGGTCCGAACGCACCGAGTGTGGGACCTCGTTTTCGCTCTCGTAGTCCCGCCGCGCCTCGATCGGTTCGACGGCGGATCGGTCGGTGTCGGTCGGTCGCACGTTCCGCCCGCGCATCGTCGGCGTCGACTCGCGGCGGACCACGTCTCGCAGAGAACGGTGCGTCGAGCGTTGACGAGGAGGCTCGTTGTTCGGCTTTCGGAAAACATTCCCGCGGAGTAACACGACAATATTGCGGAATGTATCGGCCATCTTAACGGTTAATATCGATATATTAACCGAAATCTTTTCTTTTTACGTAACATGGTACCATCTCACACGATGGGCGACATCACCAAGCGCCATCACCGTGGACCGGTCGTCGACGAACCAAACGGAAACCGCCCGGACGGTACAGGGTCTGTAGACCTCGAAGACGCACACCGGAAGCAATTTGGCCACAACCATGTCGCGTAACACGATCATGATCGCGATCGGCGTGCTCAGTCTCGCCGCCTTGATCGCGGCCGCGCTCGAACTGTACCGTCCGTTCTCGTACCTGGCGGCGGGCATCATCCTCGCCGTCATCGCCGCCGCGGCGACCGAACAGAACGAACGCGAACTCTCCCTGGAACCGTACACGGGTATCGTCGCTGGAATGGGAGTCCTCTTCCTAATCGGTCTGACCGGAGTCTGGCTGACGTGGGATCCGACGGTCACCGAGTACGAGTACGTCCTCGGTCTGCCGGTCCCCACGCTGCTCTACTTCACCTTCATCTGGTTCCTCCCGCTGGGAATCGCGATCTACTACTCGCTGATCTTCGATCGGATCGGCAGCGAAGAGATCGTCGAGGAGATCGTTCGCGACGCGCGGCGGCAGCAGGAGGAGCGGGTGTATCCGCTGGCGCCGAACCAGTCCGATCGAGAGACGAGTGACTCCGATCTCGTGGAGGTGAGCGATGAGTAGCGTCGCCCTCCTCGCGACCCTCGCAGTGCTCGCGCCGCTACAGGGGGGGATACCGGTCGCGAACGAACCGATCATCGTCGCCTTCGGTGGGGTGTATCTGCTGCTCGTCGTCGCGATCGGCGTCTGGGGCTGGCGACAGACGAACACGACCGACGACTTCCTGATCACCGGCAAGAGCATCGGCACGTGGGTGCTCGCGATGACCGCCTTCTCGGTGATTCAGTCGGGGTTCGGATTCGTCGGCGGTCCCGAACTCGTCTACGCCTTCGGGACGACTTCGCTGTGGATCTTTTTCTCGGCACCCATCGGGTTCCTGCTCACGTGGGTGGTGCTCGCGAAGCGACTCCGCGTGCTCGCCGACGTGCGCAACGTCCTGACCCTGCCCGACGCGATGTTCGTTCGCTACGAGAGCGAGTGGGTCCGGGGACTCGGCGGCCTGGCGGTCTTCCTCGGCGTGATCGCGTACCTTGCGGTGAACCTGGCCGCACTCCAGTTCGTCATGCGCGCCATCTTCGGGATTCCCCTCTTCTGGGGCCTGGTCGGGGGCGCGTTCATCCTGCTGCTCTACAGCATGCTCGGCGGAATGATCGCCGGCGTCTGGACAGACTTCGTCCAGGCGATCACCATGATCACCGGTGCGGTGTTCGTCTTCGTCTACGCGATGTCCTTCGGCGGCGGTATGGAGAACATCTCTCGCAACCTAGCGAGCGCCGATCCCGCGCTGATCTCGCCGTTCGGCGCGCTGGGCGGCGCGGAGACCGCCATCCTCGTCGGCCTCGCCTGGTGGATCCTCTTCTCGGTCGGGTCGGCCGGCCAGCCCCACCTCATCACGAAGTTCTACATGAGTCGGAACCTCACGATCCTCAAATGGGGCGCCCCGATCGCGGCCATCTCCTACGCCATCTCGAGCATGATCGCCTTCTCAGCCGGCCTCTCGATGCGCGCGATGGTCGAGGCCGGCGAGATCGAGGAGACGTTCAGCGCGAGTGAGGTCGGCCCGGTGTTCGTCCTCGAGCACACGCCGGACGTTCTGGCCGGGTTGATCCTGGCGGCGCTGTTGGCGGCGATCATGTCCACCAGCGACTCGTTCCTCAACATCGGTGCGGCCGCCGTCTCCCGAGACATCCCGCGGGCGCTCGGTCGTCCGATCACGGACGACAAGACGGAACTTCGCGTCACCCAGGCGGCGCTGGCGACGATCACCGTCCTCTCGACGGTCGTCGTCTTCTACTCTGACGCGCTGGTGGGCATCCTCGGGGCAATCAGTTGGGGCTTCTTCGCCGCGGCGTTCGTCCCCGTCGTGGTGCTCGGGATGAACTGGAAGGGCGCGACGAAGTGGGGTGCGATCGCTTCACTGGTCCTCGGGATGGGGTTGAACATCGTGTACAACGTGATCCCGGAGGCCGCGTCCGTCACGGGCGACGAGTGGCTCGTCGAACTGATCTCGGGAACGCTCTACCCCTACCCGCCGGAGGTCCCGGCCGAGGCGATCATCCTGCTGGTCGTGATGGTCGTCTTCGTCTTCGTCTCCGTCGCGACCCAGGACGGCGAGCGGTTCCCCGCCGACCTCAACACGCTGTTCGAACGATGATGACGAGCGCCGAGAAACAGGTCGCCCGCTTCACGCGGTGGCTCCGCCAGCGACCGAACTCGATCGAGTTCTGGGAACTGGTGCTCACCGACGAGCGCCTCGTCTGGTGTTACGTCGGCCAGTCCTACCGATCCATGCTCCTGCGGGCGGACATGGGCGAACGCGACCGCGCCCTCGTCGACGACCGGCCGCTCGAGGACCTCCTCTCGCTCGCCGAGGTGAACTTCGCCGTCCCGCTTTCGGACCTCGAGGAGATCAGCCTGCTCGAGGGGACGCGGTTTCGGCGGGCGCAACTCGACCTGCGCTGGCGAGCGGGCGGCGAGCACGGCGACGCGGACCGCTACGGCGGCGAGATGACCCTCGTCGCGACCGGAGACGCCGCGTCCCACGCAGACCTCGTCGCGGAGCTCGCCGAGGATCCCCGACTCGACCACGTCGACGTCTCCGTCGAATCGCGGGGGTGGCCGTTTCGCTGACAGCCGTCACCCTGAATCCGGCCCCGACTTCGAATACCCCTCCCGTCGTGCACCACGATACGGGCACGGACCCATGACCTGGCACATCACCCTCGACCACGACTCGTACGACGACGCCCGAGAATCGTTCGCGTGGGACGTCCCCGATGCGTTCAACGCCGCGGCCGACCTCGTCTCGAAACACGAGGGCGGCGACCGGGTCGCGCTCTATCAAGCGCACTCGGACGGCCGCCGCGAGCGGTACACCTTCGACGACCTCGACGAAAGATCGAACGCGGTCGCGGCCGCCCTCGCGTCCCGCGGCGTCGAGCGCGGCGACCGCGTCGCGGTCGTCGTCCCGCAGAAACCGGCGAACGTTCTGACCCACCTCGCCTGCTGGAAGCTGGGTGCGACCTCGCTACCGCTGTCGGTGCTGTTCGGCGACGACGCGCTCAGGTACCGGCTCACGGATAGCGGCGCCCGCGTCGCCGTCGTGGACGACTCCCAGCGCGAGACGATCCGCGCCGTCGCGCCCGATTGCCCCGACCTCGAGCACGTGCTCGTGGTCGACGGCGACACCGAGACGGACGAGATGGGCGAGGCGACCGCGGGGCGCTTCGACGACGCGATCGACTGGGGGATCACCGACTACGACCGCGCCGAGACGGATGTCGACACGCCGGCGATCGTCATGTACACGAGCGGATCGACGGGGTCGCCGAAGGGCGTCCTCCACACCCACGGCGTCTGGCTCGGCCACTGTCCGGCGTTCCAGATGTACTTCGAGCGGGATATCCGTGACGACGACGCCGTCTTCTGGACGCCCGCCGACTGGGCCTGGATCGGGGCGCTGGGCGACCTCGTCTTCCCCGCGTGGCACTACGGCCGGCCCGTCGTCGGCTATCCCATGGGCTCGTTCGACGCCGACAGCGCCTTCGAGATCATGGCGGAGTTCGACGTCACCCACGCGTTCCTCCCGCCGACGGCGATCCGGATGCTGATGGAGGTCGACGACCCGACCGAGGCGTACGACCTCTCGCTGCGCGCCATCTGCTCGGGCGGCGAACCCCTCACCGCCGAAATCCTCGAGTGGGCCGACGCGGAACTCGAGGGAACGGTCGTCAACGAACTCTACGGCCAGACGGAGGCGAACCTGCTCGTGACGAACTGCCGGGAGTGGTTCCCCGCCAAGGCCGGCAGCATGGGAAAGCCCGTGCCCGGCCACGACGTGGCGGTCCTCGATTCGGAGACGGGCGAGCGCGTCGAGTCTGGCGAGATCGGCGAGGTCGCCGTCCGCCGGGGGGACGACCCCGTCGTCTTCGAGGAGTACTGGAACGCCCCGGAGAAGACCGAGTCAGTTACGCTCGAAGTCGACGGCGAGCGCTGGCATCTCACGGGCGACCTCGCCGAGCGCGACGAGGAGGGCTACTGCTGGTTCGTCTCCCGGGACGACGACCTCATCATCACCAGCGGCTACCGCGTCGGCCCGCGCGAGGTCGAGGAGGCGATCTTGGAACACGAGGCGGTCGCCCAGGTGGGCGTCGTTGGCGTACCGGACCAGACGCGAGGTGAGCTCATCAAAGCGGTCGTCGAACCAGCGGACGGCGCGATCTCCGCCGAGGACGACGCCGACGGACTACGCGCGGATATACGCGATCTCGTCCGAGACCGACTCGCCGAGTACGAGTATCCCCGGGTAATCGAGTTCCGCGACGAACTCCCCCAGACGACGACCGGGAAGATCCGGCGAACGGAGTTGAAAGCGGAGTGACGGAGACGGACCGGTGGTCCGTGGCGGACACCGCTCGTCGCACGGTCTCCTCCGACTCGTCCGGTTCGAGGGACCGTGCGCGTTTCGAAACGCTCTCGAAGGGGCACTCTCGCCTACTACCGAAATCGGGGAAAAGAACGCCGATCTGCCGAAAATCCGTTCGATCCGACACCGCGAGCGCGGGGGTCGACGTCCGAACGACGGAGCTTCGTCCGGGCTACTCGCCGTCGGGCGAGTAGTTCGGCGCCTCGTCGGTGATGACGACGTCGTGAGCGTGGCTCTCGGCCTGTCCGGCCGCGGAGACGCGGACGAACTCCGAGCGCTCCTTGAATTCGGGGACGGTTTCCGCGCCGACGTAGCCCATGCCCGACTGCATGCCGCCGGCGAGCTGGTGGAGTTCGGACTTGAGCGTCCCCTTGTACGGCGTCGCGGCCTCGACGCCCTCCGGAACGTACTCGTCGTCCTCGTCGGGTTCGTCCTTGAGGTATCGGTCGCTGTCGCCGGACTTCATCGCGCCGACGGAGCCCATGCCGCGGTACTGCTTGTACTTCTTCCCGTTCATCGTCACGACGCGGCCCGGCGCCTCGTCGGTGCCGGCGAAGTAGGAGCCGAGCATGACCGCATCAGCGCCGGCGGCAACCGCCTTGATCGCGTCGCCGGAGTAGCGGATGCCGCCGTCGGCGATCACCGGTACGTCGTGGTCGTTCGCGACGTCTGCAACCTGGGCGACGGCCGTGATCTGGGGCATGCCGGACCCGGAGACGACGCGGGTGGTACAGATGGATCCCGGGCCGATGCCGACCTTGAGGCCGTCCGCGAAGCCGACCAGATCCTCGGCCGCCTCGCGGGTGCCGATGTTCCCCACGACGACGTCCGCGTCGACGGATTCTTTGATGTCTCGAGCGCCCTCGACGACGTTCAGGTTGTGTGCGTGCGCGGTGTCGATGAAGAGGACATCGGCACCGGCCTCGTCGGCGGCCGTCGCGCGGTCGTGCTCGAACGGGCTGACGGCGACGCCACAGCGGAGGCGACCGTCCTCGTCGCGGACGGCCTCCTTGTACTCGCGGCGCTGGAGGATTCCCTGCATCGTCACGAGGCCGACGAGGAGGTTCTCGTCGTCGACGACCGGGACCCGCTCGATCTTGTGCTCGTACATCATCTCGAAGGCCTCGCGGGAGTCGATGTCCTCGTGGGCCGTGATGACCTCGTCGGTCATCGCCTCCGTGACCGGGTCGTCCTCGTTGACCTCGAGGTGGGGTCGGATGTCCGTACTCGAGATGATCCCCAGGACTTCGCCGTTGGTGTTGACGACGGGCGCGCCGCCGACGCCCTGACGGGCCATTCGCTCGTCGACCTCGCGCACGGACATTTCGGGATCGGCGGTGACGACCGAGTCGAGGGGGATGATGAGTTCGTCGGCGCTCTTGACGCGGTCTATCTCCTCGACCATCTCGTCGATGTTCATGTTGCGGTGGAGGACGCCGAGGCCGCCGTGGCGGGCCATCGAGATCGCCATCCCGCTTTCGGTGACGGTGTCCATCGCCGCCGAGAGGATCGGGACCGAGACCTCGACGTTTTTCGAGACGTTGGACGTGAGGTCCGCGTCGTCGGGTTCGACGCGGCTCTCCTTCGGGCGGAGAAGGACATCGTCGAACGTTAGCGCTTCCGGTACCTGCAGTTTCGAAGAATAGGGCTCTTGCTCTGGAACGTCGTTCGCCATGTAAACCGTCCGGACCCCCGAGCAAAAAGAGTTGCGAGATTTATTCGGGTGCGAACGGTTGACGGAGGCCTCAGTGGGCGAATCGTCCGGCCGGTCAGACGTTCGTCAGGCGACGCCTCGCTCTCCGTTCGAGCCGTCCCCTCCCGTCCTCGAGTCGTCGGGTTCTTGTCCGAACTTTTTGGCGGCGCGAGAGTCGTGGTCAGTGTCACAAATCGCGGCGATTCCAGCGACGAGTGCCTACATCCGTACCAGATCTGTGCGTTTCCGTACGGATCTGGCCGCTACTGCTGAAACACTGCCGAATCGTGAAATGCAGTCCCACACAACGTTTATTGACAGTCCGCTCGTGTCATCGGGTATGTACGCTGTGAGTGCAGCCGCCGCCCGAACCGATGGCCGGACGAGTTCCGACTTCGTCGCCGCCCAGTTCGGGAATTTTACACCGAAACTCACAGCACGAGGCCCCAATCCTAATGCGATCGACTGGTGTGCGGACCGGTCGGTACGGGATCGCCCGTCATATCGCCCACAGGCCTCGGGTCACGGCCATCGGCCCTGACCGATGAGTACGTCACAACACCCAGTCGCGCTCCAGATGGAGCGCATC containing:
- a CDS encoding cation:proton antiporter; translation: MVETVSIDILSLLLVLSVAWVFGALAERLGYPTMMGELFAGIAFGPALLGLLHPSELLSVLSELGVFLLMVYVGMEVDLRELFGLGPQSLLIAFGAFVIPFGLGYAAGVWLGISVGAALFLGLAMAATSLATKSRILADLELLDTRIANVLLGGALASDVGVLIAYAGVDSYVTAGGLDPNEIGVILLQAFGFFAVTLLIGYRFLPIAWRYIERQRERYGFVDRTTAFTFALLVSLLFAQLATLADLHMIIGGFMAGMFLRQSDVEPALYEHMHTVMYDLAMGLFAPVFFVTVGFQITFDVFFDSFAVLAVLVAIAFLGKIIGSWLFSLPTSLTSREGLVVGFGMNGRGTVEIIIAQVAYEAGVIDAELFSILVFIAVFTTALVPVTVTWGVRLLESADELVYVDSALATED
- a CDS encoding YcaO-like family protein, with amino-acid sequence MQVHVVGDDPVREAVVAALDDVDIGVRDAEPSSLTDARFAVVSDVAGSATFDRANEAARSGGTPWIAVEIGGIGGHPIPAVDAAISGFAPATGCFDCLRTRVASNLEERADAPQADRAGARLAGAIAGRECVRVLSGDERSIIGRVREVPHARREFLPVPGCVCADADRDRSLERDAETLALDEAVERAERAIDDRVGPVSSIAEVESFPAPYYLATVAETTAYSDASAPRQAAGVADDWNGALMKAVGEGLERYCAGVYRDSEFVHASEDDLENAVAPTALVRPADAPAYDSGEEHRWVPGEALETGDPTHLPAAAVQFPQPGESLVPAITTGLGLGSSTVDALVSGLTEVIERDATMLAWYSTFEPLGLSVETDAFATLERRARSEGLSVTPLLVTQDIDVPVVTVAVHREPDALEGDEPISATDDAWPDFAVGSAAGLDAAAAATAALEEALQNWMELRSLGPDEAADAGGAIGEYASFPKRAREFVDADRTIPVASVGPDSVPTGLDRLETLCSRTADAGLTPFAARLTTRDVESIGFEAVRVVVPGAQPLFTDEPFFGERARTIPDELGFEPRLERAFHPYP
- a CDS encoding cupin domain-containing protein; this translates as MEKVAIDDVDIETNPMDVHSIRRPVSDALGFSDFAMNYFELEPGESFSGGLHTHHDQEEVFYVQQGTATFETRASQRDAADASGDEEVTVAEDEVIRFAPGDFQHGYNDTDERVVGFAFGAPKSKHDWDQIESIIYCQDCEDELGHGLELTDDGDFRLTCTECGNSFTP
- the cmk gene encoding (d)CMP kinase, producing the protein MATADGSNAEIDTRLFITVSGPPGCGATTLCQRLADAMGCPYVSGGDIFRELADDRDMSLNQLTAEADGSADIDRALDRRLQQIAEKWGMANKPFILESRLAGWLAGERADLRIWLDAPEDVRLERIDERGETDAEMLVREVSEAGRYQSYYEIDIGNQTFYDLHINTARWSKQGVFSLVRTAIEEYDPETDEGAFTTPELDP
- a CDS encoding sodium/proline symporter, with amino-acid sequence MSSVALLATLAVLAPLQGGIPVANEPIIVAFGGVYLLLVVAIGVWGWRQTNTTDDFLITGKSIGTWVLAMTAFSVIQSGFGFVGGPELVYAFGTTSLWIFFSAPIGFLLTWVVLAKRLRVLADVRNVLTLPDAMFVRYESEWVRGLGGLAVFLGVIAYLAVNLAALQFVMRAIFGIPLFWGLVGGAFILLLYSMLGGMIAGVWTDFVQAITMITGAVFVFVYAMSFGGGMENISRNLASADPALISPFGALGGAETAILVGLAWWILFSVGSAGQPHLITKFYMSRNLTILKWGAPIAAISYAISSMIAFSAGLSMRAMVEAGEIEETFSASEVGPVFVLEHTPDVLAGLILAALLAAIMSTSDSFLNIGAAAVSRDIPRALGRPITDDKTELRVTQAALATITVLSTVVVFYSDALVGILGAISWGFFAAAFVPVVVLGMNWKGATKWGAIASLVLGMGLNIVYNVIPEAASVTGDEWLVELISGTLYPYPPEVPAEAIILLVVMVVFVFVSVATQDGERFPADLNTLFER
- a CDS encoding AMP-binding protein; the protein is MTWHITLDHDSYDDARESFAWDVPDAFNAAADLVSKHEGGDRVALYQAHSDGRRERYTFDDLDERSNAVAAALASRGVERGDRVAVVVPQKPANVLTHLACWKLGATSLPLSVLFGDDALRYRLTDSGARVAVVDDSQRETIRAVAPDCPDLEHVLVVDGDTETDEMGEATAGRFDDAIDWGITDYDRAETDVDTPAIVMYTSGSTGSPKGVLHTHGVWLGHCPAFQMYFERDIRDDDAVFWTPADWAWIGALGDLVFPAWHYGRPVVGYPMGSFDADSAFEIMAEFDVTHAFLPPTAIRMLMEVDDPTEAYDLSLRAICSGGEPLTAEILEWADAELEGTVVNELYGQTEANLLVTNCREWFPAKAGSMGKPVPGHDVAVLDSETGERVESGEIGEVAVRRGDDPVVFEEYWNAPEKTESVTLEVDGERWHLTGDLAERDEEGYCWFVSRDDDLIITSGYRVGPREVEEAILEHEAVAQVGVVGVPDQTRGELIKAVVEPADGAISAEDDADGLRADIRDLVRDRLAEYEYPRVIEFRDELPQTTTGKIRRTELKAE
- the guaB gene encoding IMP dehydrogenase — its product is MANDVPEQEPYSSKLQVPEALTFDDVLLRPKESRVEPDDADLTSNVSKNVEVSVPILSAAMDTVTESGMAISMARHGGLGVLHRNMNIDEMVEEIDRVKSADELIIPLDSVVTADPEMSVREVDERMARQGVGGAPVVNTNGEVLGIISSTDIRPHLEVNEDDPVTEAMTDEVITAHEDIDSREAFEMMYEHKIERVPVVDDENLLVGLVTMQGILQRREYKEAVRDEDGRLRCGVAVSPFEHDRATAADEAGADVLFIDTAHAHNLNVVEGARDIKESVDADVVVGNIGTREAAEDLVGFADGLKVGIGPGSICTTRVVSGSGMPQITAVAQVADVANDHDVPVIADGGIRYSGDAIKAVAAGADAVMLGSYFAGTDEAPGRVVTMNGKKYKQYRGMGSVGAMKSGDSDRYLKDEPDEDDEYVPEGVEAATPYKGTLKSELHQLAGGMQSGMGYVGAETVPEFKERSEFVRVSAAGQAESHAHDVVITDEAPNYSPDGE